One region of Eupeodes corollae chromosome 1, idEupCoro1.1, whole genome shotgun sequence genomic DNA includes:
- the LOC129946642 gene encoding uncharacterized protein LOC129946642, translating to MPQNYGNYRRRSKTHNAQTSPASNAQNCRKCTEPDSMAPMVECGTCFNWFHFPCVGVTEEVESIDWHCGECVSKLQAIQDSTSKEKSTTNAAASGVEVQPSSQDDSVDDHTPVKGLCKPVEKAKHNKKATRSNGSIATKASSTNRVKLQLQKLEEERKLQAKRDKEYIDKKYAILEQCSIDDEKDSVVSAHSVSDRVYEWVMKSNLQEVTGENKKNTQNNFHDGKLDNGRGEKEKYTELDVTTSPAPELNKAQIAARQFMSKEQVQFSGRPEEWPLFISWWNNSSKVCGFSNNENMLRLQRCLKGKALEAVQFRLLHPDQVEGVIKTLKMLFGRPEIIIQSLLQKVRNEPAPKHDKLETIIHFSLEVDNMCRMMEVTGLSAHLNNPCLLQELVEKLPAQIKLNWGMFKQTISCADLSVFNDWIAKYAAAASEVTVTVPYSFEQKTNKRTKAIINIHQEEKPQDDNKCPACKGDCKSLSSCQKFVQMTLQDKWKLIKTGYICRICLRKHGNRRCMSSQLCGVNGCTYRHNSLLHNSEVQLKVRNNGDVRTNHPTSNNNGVQNTHYSGTIIRPSASLTLFKIVPVKLHYNNKSLDTFAFIDDGSSVTLVDEELAFALGANGETEPLCLRWTANTHRREDSSMKITFEISAQDSNHKYLLPSAHTVKSLDLPRQTLDISSLMQQYAHLKGLPIKSYWNAKPQILLGLQHWRLGMPLKNREGDESQPAAIKTRLGWTLFGVSSVGTELNKEVEAKINIHLCECQNEMDSQMHETVKQYFALESIGTRPTKRRLSDEDYKAMQLLEEKTIFLGDSYAVPLLWKYENIQLPDSKPMAEKRLRCLERRLLHQPQLVERVNKQIEEYLKKGYARKLNDYEVNNSKTRSWYLPIFPVLNPNKPDKLRIVWDAAAKVEGVSLNSCLITGPDDVPSLPSVLFRFREKKIAITGDIREMFHQVKILEDDKNAQRFLWRNIEDGNIEVYQMQVMTFGSTCSPFCAQYIKNKNAKKFEMQFPRATKAIIENHYVDDLLDSVDTEEEAIALVKDVIHIHKHAGFEIRNFVSNSSNVLNALQSKASNANKSFTNYAQNDFEKLLGMWWSPSTDMFVYTFKSSKMQNDVMNGTQIPTKREVLRALMCVFDPLGLIANFTIQLKIILQEIWRSGIGWDEKIKDRQFQKWKIWLSLIPKIKDVSINRRYLTNVHFGTGSRVELHIFVDAGEEAIAAVAYIRVSTQSDVECSLISAKTKVAPIKTLSIPRLELEAAVLGVRLSKIIKNGHTVQFESLTFWTDSQVVLSWIKSSKKYKSFVAVRIGEILESSDASNWNWVSSKDNVADDASKYKSNYDFSSSGRWFTAPEFLYQNPFPLSEKFSEDLTSEKGNEEVKECFLHFEKPSASVLDFNRFSRWKSLLKTQIFIYRYVKLFVLKWRKPCRPSVFQLDEKEAAKILLYKQAQKDSFPIEYEALAIATSSGNEVNIGKTSRLYTLSPYLDENGLIRIAGRIDAIKNVPSETKRPIILPKDHQVTYLIVNEFHIKFCHLFNETVVNELRQYYFIPSLRRVLKKVQRGCQHCKNNRAAPQPPRMAELPPARLQPFQRPFSYTGVDYFGPLFVKIGRRLDKRWGMLLTCLTLRAIHIEIVHSLSSDSCILAFKRFISRRGMPKEVYSDNGTNFRGASKELQQAIRDLNKHAVAKEFELDLKWNFIPPAAPHMGGCWERMVRSVKQTLTEISPTRNPCDELLVSMMAEVESIVNSRPLTYVPIDFESSEALTPNHLLIGCSNQERLHAEPIRDGAAIRRNWIAAEKYAQSFWQRWLREYLPDLTRRTKWFKPQRQLQEGDIVVIVDYNSPRKTWPKGKILKVIPGKDDTVRSAIVQTQTGIYTRPAVKLAVLEVHQFDGSGKLDPNPVTGGEC from the coding sequence ATGCCTCAAAATTATGGTAATTATAGACGTAGGTCAAAGACTCACAATGCTCAGACATCTCCGGCATCAAATGCCCAAAATTGTAGGAAATGTACTGAGCCTGATAGTATGGCGCCAATGGTAGAATGTGGCACCTGTTTTAATTGGTTTCATTTCCCATGCGTGGGGGTTACAGAAGAGGTAGAAAGCATAGATTGGCACTGCGGCGAATGTGTTAGTAAGCTTCAAGCAATACAGGATTCAACCTCAAAGGAGAAATCCACAACTAATGCTGCCGCTTCAGGCGTCGAAGTTCAACCATCCTCGCAGGATGATTCCGTAGatgatcatactccagtgaagGGTCTATGTAAGCCGGTCGAAAAAGCTAAGCACAACAAAAAAGCAACAAGGAGCAATGGTTCAATTGCAACAAAAGCATCAAGTACAAATAGAGTCAAGTTACAACTTCAGAAACTGGAAGAAGAGCGAAAACTTCAAGCAAAGCGTGATAAGGAATACattgacaaaaaatatgcaattctTGAACAATGTTCCATAGATGACGAAAAAGATTCAGTTGTGAGTGCACATTCCGTCAGTGATCGCGTTTATGAGTGGGTAATGAAATCGAATTTGCAGGAAGTGACAggtgaaaataagaaaaatacgcAGAACAATTTCCATGATGGCAAGTTGGACAACGGGCGAGgtgaaaaggaaaaatatacCGAGTTAGATGTGACAACTAGTCCAGCACCAGAATTAAACAAAGCTCAAATCGCAGCAAGACAGTTCATGTCAAAAGAACAAGTTCAGTTCTCTGGGCGACCTGAAGAGTGGCCTCTTTTCATTAGTTGGTGGAATAATTCATCAAAGGTGTGTGGATTCAGCAACAATGAGAATATGCTAAGGCTACAACGGTGTTTGAAAGGAAAGGCTCTTGAAGCAGTACAATTCAGACTTCTTCATCCAGATCAGGTCGAGGGGGtgataaaaacattgaaaatgcTATTTGGTAGGCCCGAGATAATTATTCAGTCGCTTTTGCAGAAGGTAAGAAATGAACCTGCACCTAAACATGACAAGTTAGAAACTATAATACACTTCTCACTCGAGGTAGATAATATGTGTCGCATGATGGAGGTTACAGGTCTTTCTGCTCATCTCAACAATCCTTGTTTACTTCAGGAACTGGTAGAGAAGCTGCCAgcacaaataaaacttaattgggGTATGTTTAAACAGACTATTTCTTGTGCCGATTTGTCGGTGTTCAACGATTGGATCGCGAAGTATGCAGCAGCTGCGTCAGAGGTTACGGTGACAGTTCCTTACTCATTCgaacagaaaacaaataaaaggacAAAAGCTATTATCAACATTCATCAAGAAGAAAAGCCTCAAGATGATAATAAGTGTCCTGCATGCAAGGGTGATTGTAAATCGCTATCTTCATGCCAAAAATTTGTGCAGATGACTTTGCAAGATAAATGGAAGTTGATTAAAACTGGTTACATCTGTCGAATATGCTTACGCAAACATGGCAATCGTCGTTGCATGTCATCACAGCTTTGCGGTGTTAATGGATGCACCTATCGACATAATTCGCTTCTTCATAACAGCGAAGTTCAACTGAAAGTCAGAAACAACGGTGATGTGCGAACAAACCATCCAACCTCAAACAACAATGGCGTTCAGAACACCCACTACAGTGGTACAATCATTCGTCCAAGTGCTTCTCTTACTCTTTTCAAGATCGTTCCGGTGAAGTTACACTACaacaacaaatctttagatacGTTCGCCTTCATAGATGATGGATCGTCAGTAACTCTCGTTGATGAAGAATTAGCATTCGCACTCGGTGCCAATGGTGAAACAGAACCTTTGTGCTTAAGGTGGACTGCAAACACCCATCGCCGGGAGGACTCATCCATGAAgattacttttgaaatatcagcCCAAGACAGCAATCATAAATACTTGCTCCCAAGTGCACATACAGTCAAATCATTAGATCTTCCAAGACAGACACTGGACATAAGCAGCCTGATGCAACAGTACGCACACCTGAAGGGATTACCAATAAAATCATATTGGAACGCGAAGCCTCAAATCCTGCTCGGTCTTCAACACTGGCGATTGGGAATGCCTCTGAAAAATAGGGAGGGTGATGAATCTCAGCCGGCAGCAATAAAAACAAGGTTAGGGTGGActctttttggtgtttcatcGGTTGGTACTGAACTAAATAAAGAAGTTGAAGCAAAAATTAACATTCATCTTTGTGAATGTCAAAATGAGATGGATTCACAGATGCATGAAACAGTAAAGCAATATTTCGCATTAGAGAGTATAGGCACTAGGCCTACTAAGCGAAGACTCTCGGACGAAGATTATAAAGCAATGCAACTACTGgaagaaaaaactattttcttggGTGATAGTTATGCCGTTCCGCTGTTGTGGAAATATGAGAACATCCAGTTGCCGGACTCGAAGCCCATGGCAGAAAAAAGATTACGCTGTCTCGAAAGACGTCTTCTTCACCAACCTCAACTCGTTGAACGGGTCAATAAGCAAATCGAAGAATATCTGAAGAAAGGATACGCAAGGAAGCTAAATGATTATGAGGTGAATAATTCAAAGACACGATCCTGGTATTTACCTATATTTCCGGTCCTGAATCCAAATAAGCCTGATAAGTTGAGGATTGTCTGGGATGCGGCGGCGAAAGTCGAAGGGGTATCTTTGAACTCGTGTTTAATAACAGGACCAGATGATGTACCATCGCTGCCATCCGTCTTATTTCGATTTCGTGAAAAGAAGATCGCTATAACAGGTGACATACGCGAGATGTTCCATCAAGTGAAGATTCTTGAGGATGATAAAAACGCTCAAAGGTTCTTGTGGCGTAATATTGAAGACGGAAATATTGAGGTGTATCAGATGCAGGTTATGACATTTGGGTCTACTTGTTCACCTTTTTGCgcccaatacataaaaaataaaaacgcaaaaaaatttgagatgcAGTTTCCAAGGGCAACAAAGGCGATCATTGAAAACCACTATGTGGACGATTTGTTAGACAGCGTAGACACCGAAGAAGAGGCAATAGCCTTGGTAAAAGACGTGATACACATCCACAAGCATGCGGGGTTTGAAATCAGAAATTTCGTTTCCAACTCTTCAAACGTTTTAAACGCTCTACAGTCCAAAGCTTCAAATGCTAACAAATCCTTTACAAATTACGCTCAAAATGACTTTGAAAAGCTCCTAGGTATGTGGTGGTCTCCAAGCACAGATATGTTCGTTTACACATTCAAGTCAAGCAAAATGCAGAATGACGTTATGAACGGCACACAAATTCCAACGAAACGAGAGGTACTAAGAGCCCTCATGTGCGTCTTTGACCCTCTTGGTCTTATTGCAAACTTCACAATTCAGCTAAAAATCATCCTGCAAGAAATTTGGCGGTCAGGAATAGGGTGGGACGAGAAGATAAAAGATCGGCAGttccaaaaatggaaaatatggtTGAGCCTGATTCCTAAAATAAAAGACGTATCAATTAACAGAAGATATCTCACAAATGTACATTTTGGAACTGGAAGTCGTGTTGAGTTACATATATTCGTGGACGCGGGTGAAGAAGCTATTGCCGCGGTAGCCTATATCAGAGTTTCCACTCAAAGCGATGTTGAATGTTCACTTATCAGCGCCAAAACGAAGGTAGCTCCAATAAAGACACTCTCAATACCTCGGCTAGAGCTAGAAGCGGCCGTGTTAGGAGTACGACTctctaaaattatcaaaaatggtCACACAGTTCAATTTGAAAGTTTAACCTTTTGGACAGATTCCCAAGTCGTTCTCAGTTGGATAAAATCcagcaaaaaatacaaaagtttcgTAGCCGTCCGTATCGGAGAGATACTCGAAAGTTCAGATGCAAGTAATTGGAATTGGGTTTCCAGCAAAGACAACGTCGCCGACGATGCctcaaaatataaaagcaaCTATGATTTCAGCTCTTCAGGCAGATGGTTTACGGCACCGGAGTTCCTGTACCAAAACCCATTTCCTCTATCAGAAAAATTCTCTGAAGACCTTACATCTGAAAAAGGCAATGAAGAGGTTAAGGAATGTTTTCTTCACTTCGAAAAGCCATCTGCATCAGTATTAGACTTCAACCGTTTTTCGAGATGGAAAAGCCTTCTAAAGACACAAATATTTATCTATCGATATGTCAAACTATTTGTCCTTAAATGGCGAAAACCTTGCAGACCATCAGTATTCCAACTAGACGAGAAGGAAGCAGCTAAGATTCTCCTCTACAAACAAGCTCAGAAAGACAGCTTTCCAATCGAGTATGAAGCCCTAGCTATCGCAACAAGTTCCGGGAATGAGGTCAACATTGGCAAAACCAGTCGGCTCTATACTCTCTCTCCATACTTAGACGAAAATGGACTTATTCGTATTGCGGGAAGAATCGATGCGATAAAAAATGTACCATCGGAAACTAAAAGACCGATCATTCTACCGAAGGATCATCAAGTCACCTACCTGATCGTAAacgaatttcatataaaattttgtcATCTTTTTAACGAAACCGTGGTGAACGAGCTTAGACAGTATTACTTCATTCCCAGCTTGAGACGTGttctaaaaaaagttcaaagagGTTGCCAGCACTGCAAAAACAACAGAGCCGCGCCGCAGCCCCCACGCATGGCAGAACTACCACCCGCTCGACTTCAACCATTCCAAAGACCATTCTCATACACAGGAGTGGATTACTTCGGGCCACTCTTTGTTAAAATCGGAAGGCGCCTAGACAAGAGATGGGGTATGTTACTTACTTGCCTAACTCTACGAGCAATCCACATCGAGATTGTCCACAGCCTTTCCAGTGATTCTTGCATATTGGCTTTTAAGCGGTTTATCTCAAGAAGAGGTATGCCAAAAGAAGTATACTCCGACAATGGAACAAATTTTCGAGGTGCCAGTAAAGAGTTGCAGCAGGCCATAAGAGACTTAAACAAACATGCAGTAGCCAAAGAATTTGAATTGGATCTGAAGTGGAACTTCATTCCGCCAGCAGCACCCCACATGGGTGGGTGTTGGGAACGCATGGTTAGATCTGTTAAACAAACCCTTACTGAAATATCGCCAACTCGCAATCCTTGCGACGAACTATTAGTGAGTATGATGGCGGAGGTAGAGAGCATTGTGAATTCGCGACCCCTTACCTATGTACCAATTGATTTTGAAAGTAGTGAAGCACTTACCCCCAATCATTTATTGATCGGTTGTTCTAATCAAGAACGACTCCACGCAGAGCCAATACGTGACGGAGCAGCTATCAGAAGAAATTGGATAGCCGCTGAAAAGTACGCACAATCATTTTGGCAAAGATGGCTTCGCGAATACTTACCCGATTTGACCCGACGGACAAAATGGTTTAAACCACAGAGGCAGTTGCAAGAAGGAGATATTGTAGTTATCGTAGACTACAACAGTCCAAGAAAAACCTGGCCAAAGGGTAAGATTCTTAAAGTGATACCTGGAAAAGATGATACTGTTCGGAGCGCAATTGTACAAACCCAAACAGGGATTTATACTCGCCCAGCTGTTAAGCTTGCAGTCCTTGAGGTTCACCAGTTCGATGGAAGTGGTAAGCTGGATCCTAACCCAGTTACCGGGGGGGAGTGTTAA